A single Lactuca sativa cultivar Salinas chromosome 8, Lsat_Salinas_v11, whole genome shotgun sequence DNA region contains:
- the LOC111884082 gene encoding high mobility group B protein 1, with the protein MKGAKGKGATKRDALKPVDDKKVGKKKAVGKGKAKGGKAEKDPNKPKRPPSAFFVFLEEFRVTFKKENPNIKAVSAVGKAGGEKWKSMSASEKAPFEAKAAKRKSEYEKQMNAYNNKQDDDADEESDKSKSEVDEESGQENADVDDDEDDDEDDD; encoded by the exons ATGAAGGGTGCAAAAGGTAAAGGTGCAACAAAAAGAGACGCATTGAAGCCTGTTGATGACAA AAAGGTAGGGAAGAAAAAGGCTGTAGGAAAAGGCAAGGCTAAAGGAGGGAAAGCAGAAAAAGATCCAAATAAACCAAAAAGGCCTCCAAGTGCTTTCTTTGTTTTCCT TGAGGAGTTCAGGGTGACATTCAAGAAAGAAAACCCCAACATAAAGGCTGTTTCAGCT GTTGGGAAAGCTGGTGGAGAGAAATGGAAATCTATGAGTGCATCT GAAAAAGCTCCATTTGAAGCTAAAGCTGCAAAAAGAAAATCTGAGTATGAAAAACAGATGAATGCGTACAACAATAAACAGGACGATGATGCTGATGAGGAATCTGACAAGTCAAAGTCTGAAGTAGATGAGGAAAGTGGACAG GAAAATgctgatgttgatgatgatgaagatgatgatgaagatgatgattga
- the LOC111884046 gene encoding UPF0481 protein At3g47200 codes for MADGDVNISIDETVKGLLNSVQNRSPIDLFSTSINIVPSGLRDLSPSSFIPRVVSIGPLHKENENLKAFEDQKATYVHELLHPLDSPVEQTLKECVLKVAFSVDRIRASYVPKITYSDMELAKMMVMDACFILGFIGALSESSDEPELQYLLRGSSIVYDLVLVENQIPFFILQDIFDCTILKSKPTASLTDLILQLIQVFNVFQSNITISNVYPFVPLDHILGFLDRCYWPSVEYSPSQGLPSSAIHSTVELERAGMIFQCNQDHERWQMDMEFISSKFSCFSWCWGKPTLRMPVLRIDNFTELILRNLIAYEQSSGFRTYVTSYAMAMDMLVDNQEDIAKLIDSKVVVNHLGSNEKAANMMNSLCKELPLLSFYYIDIWRQMDTHYNSYWPKNISALKRTYFSSPWNMIALLAGIALFALTIVQTIYTVNAA; via the coding sequence ATGGCAGATGGAGATGTGAATATCTCCATTGATGAAACCGTCAAAGGTCTTCTAAATTCTGTACAAAATCGAAGTCCTATCGACCTATTTTCAACATCTATCAACATTGTTCCTAGTGGCCTTCGGGATCTCAGCCCTTCTTCTTTCATCCCTAGGGTGGTCTCTATAGGTCCTCTTCACAAAGAAAACGAAAATCTGAAAGCATTTGAAGACCAGAAAGCAACTTATGTGCATGAACTATTGCATCCTCTCGACTCCCCAGTCGAGCAAACACTAAAAGAATGTGTGCTGAAGGTGGCTTTTTCAGTAGACAGAATCAGGGCATCCTATGTCCCGAAGATCACCTATAGTGACATGGAACTTGCCAAAATGATGGTTATGGATGCTTGTTTCATACTTGGATTCATTGGCGCACTTTCAGAATCCAGTGACGAACCAGAACTACAATACTTGTTGCGTGGCTCGTCTATAGTTTATGACCTCGTGCTTGTTGAAAACCAGATCCCTTTCTTTATTCTTCAAGACATTTTCGACTGCACAATCTTGAAATCCAAACCTACAGCCTCTCTTACTGATCTTATCCTTCAACTCATACAAGTTTTCAACGTCTTTCAATCAAACATAACAATCAGCAACGTTTACCCATTTGTACCTCTTGATCATATTCTTGGTTTTCTTGATAGGTGTTACTGGCCATCAGTGGAATACTCTCCTTCACAAGGATTACCAAGTTCAGCAATCCACTCGACTGTAGAACTTGAGAGAGCAGGGATGATCTTTCAGTGTAATCAAGATCATGAAAGATGGCAGATGGATATGGAGTTCATATCTTCTAAGTTTTCATGTTTTTCGTGGTGTTGGGGGAAGCCTACTCTAAGAATGCCAGTATTGCGTATTGACAACTTCACTGAGTTGATTTTAAGGAACCTCATTGCTTACGAACAGTCCTCTGGATTTCGTACTTATGTCACCTCGTATGCTATGGCCATGGATATGCTAGTCGATAATCAAGAAGACATTGCAAAGTTAATAGactcaaaagtcgttgtcaaccATTTAGGTTCAAATGAAAAGGCTGCAAATATGATGAATAGTCTTTGCAAAGAACTTCCCTTATTAAGTTTCTATTACATTGATATCTGGCGACAAATGGATACCCACTACAATAGTTATTGGCCCAAAAATATATCGGCTTTGAAGCGTACATATTTCAGTAGTCCATGGAATATGATTGCTCTACTTGCTGGTATCGCCCTCTTTGCTCTTACCATAGTTCAGACCATATATACTGTCAATGCCGCATAG